TCCACAAAAGGTTGGCCGAATTGCTCATAAAGGACAAACAGATACAGATACAGAAAGATAAGCAACAACTGAGTGCCGGATGAGAAGCGTTTTGCTCATCCGTATTAAGAACAACGAAGGACCGGGCAGCCATACCCGGTCCAATCACGAACTGCACGGCAAGACTTTTTATTCATACACTCTCTTAACTTGAAGTTCGTAGACGGTATGGGCTGCTCCACTAGCCGTGGACTGTATGATTTGATATGTATGGCCGTCGTGTTCAAATGTCGATCCGGTTACAGCACGACCGAAGGCTAGCCGGATACCCGTCGTATCTTCGAATTCGTCTACACTTCCTGAGAAGATGGTCCGACCATTGGCTCCGAACTCCACGACCCGGACCGAATTTGAAGGTTCCAATGTGATCCCCTCCCCGTTGTCTATCGATGATGATAGCATATTACATTAGCCCCAAAACGCAAGAACCAATGCAGGTCACATACGGCCTGCATTTTTATTTTGCCCATACCAATCTGACGCTTTGAGAACTGTATATACAAATGAAAAAAGTTTTACTCAATGCCAATCCAGGCAGTTGAGAACGCAATAACCAGATGTAAGACAAAAACAGGGAGGCGTGGACATGGACCGTGAATGGAACGAGATTCTTACGCAATTTCGTGCAAATCACAGCAACATGACGGAAGAAGAAGCGTTTAAAGCGTTGGTTGAAGAGTTGGAGGACAGCTACCACCGCGAAAGAGACGAGCACTATGTCGGTCATGATGACGACGAGGTAACGGCATGATCAATAAGGCCATCTATCCACTCAAGGAACGTTGGGATACGTTCAAACCGTTTCTGAACCATCCTGAAGTAAGACAGGCTCTACAAAACGGTATGGACGCATGGAAGGCCAACCGCCCACCGTACCCATTTGAAGATCGTACACCGTGGAACGAAGACAAAGACGGCGGGCCATGGGCTTTAACGGATGCGGGCTGGTTCTGGCTAGACCTTCAGGACACGGTTGAACAGGACGAGGAATTTCAGGCCGAGGCAGAAGTGTTCCAGCGTCAATATTTGAACGCTCATCCAGACGTTGAAGAGGACGAAGTGTGGGTTTACTTCATGGAATCAGATGAATACACAGCCTTATATGAACGGATTAGCAAGAAATACGAACCACAAAAAGGAGACATGGCATATTACAAGCTGAAAGCAGGCTGTCATTGGGTTGTGGATTTCATGTATGAGTTGATACGTAAAGCCATTCCAGACGCAGAAGAATGGGGAACGATTACAACAGCTAGTCATTCAGTGGCGTACTTCGTTCAGGACGGGATCATGTACTTTGTTGATTTATTGAACGAGTGGGATAGCGTACAACAACTAGAGGAATTTATGGGTGGTCCCATTGATGTATTGACGGATGCAGACAGCAATTTACCTGAGTATGTCGAATGGATGCAGTTTATACGCCGTGATGGTGATGGATATGTGTTTCATGTAGCAGGGACTGATATTCGTACACCTGTTTATGAAGTGTAGATTGTGTATTTCCCTCGTTCCAATGGACGGGGGGCTTATCTTTATCACGTTAGATTACAGTTTAATACCGTTTAGAGCGTCGGGGGCTATATAGCCTGTCTGATTACTGTATACACCCTCTATATACAGTCTCCCTTCGGGAGGCGTCTACAATACTTATCGCAAACACACGTGCAAAGTAGGGCATAGATTTGAAAAAATTTTTAGAGAGGTGGACAAATACCGCATTGGGACTTGCAACAAAGATCGTTGAGACGGAGAGCATTACGGAACTGAAGCGTAGACGAAACGTTGAGACTTGGGAACAGTCAATTCAACGTCTGTACCTTGAAGGTGATGACGACAAGCTGTTAAAGGCGGTTTTGTCATACGTTAAATACCGTGCCAAGGAGTACGGGAAGAAATACGCTCGGTTTGGGGTGACACGTCAGGACTTTGAATCGGAGTTCCTCATGCTGGCTTATACAATCTCTCAGAAGCCATACAATGGTTATCCGTATCTAATGACGTTGAGGATAGCGATCAAACGACGTGCCCTAAGTCTGGTAGAACGACAAAAGCCGAAGAAAACCTATGTCGGGGAAGACAAGTCAAAGGAAGTTACGGTAGAAGCGTTTGGACCTGACAAGTTCGAGACAATAGCGACTGCTGCAGGATATGTGACCGAGTTTGAATCTGATACCATCGTTGATATTTGGGTCGATGAATTCATGGAAAAGGGTGGACTTACCGAAAAAGAACAAAGACTGCTTCGAGCGACCTACAACGATCCAGGAATGACTACTGAAGAACTGATGGACATTCTTCAAGTCCGTGATCCTAAAACCGTTCGGAGGTATCGTAAATCGCTTCAAGAGAAGTACGAATCATATTCCCGGGAACCTTGACGCTTAGAACGCTGTCTTTACCTCAAATGAGCGCGCTATACGCATGATTTAGGGGTATAAGTACCCGTTCAGGTATAAACACCTTATTTCACTGTTTGACCTTCAAAAATACGCACTACACGCCGTTCTGAACGAAACCGCTGGTAAATAATTGAAAACAGGTATAGAAACAGGACAAGTGTATACAAATAATCTGATAATTGCAACAAATTTGTGTCGATCTGATACATTTTCAGGAAAAAACACGTCCAAAACGCAAAAATCTCCTTGTCATTTCCATTTCAACCCTGGCTATTTATAGAGGGACAATTTTGTCTCTCCTGTGAGACTGTTCTATCACATCGAATAGTCCACAGCAAATCAAACGAAAGGAGAAGTTTAGCATGAGCGCGGTTATCGACCTGGAACGACTCCTGCGCTACATCAACGAACTGATCTGCGAACAACAAATCCGAAGTAAGGAGGTGAAAGTACTGCTGACAATCTTGCCGCACGTCAACGCCAACGGACAGATCCTTACTCGCGATCACCAACGGGCAGCAATGGTGAAAGACATTGCAGACATAGCCGGTTTGCATAAAAAGCACGTTGGTAAGGCGTTGGAACAACTGTGTGAACGCGGTATCCTGCAGCGTGAACCGTTGGGCAGTATCAAGTTATTCAGCGTCTCCCCACAGTTTAGACAGGCAAGTTAAGGCGAATAAACGTCAATTTGCGGTGATTATGACGGGCGTTCGCACGCGTTACGTAACAAAAGGTGTATTCGGATACGTGCGATATCTGACAATAAAGGTCGGCCAAATTGGGGTGACATTTATAGCCCGCAAAGTAAAGCCATACGAGGAAAGACTAAAAGAAGTTGAGGCTATTCTAACAACCAAATTACCCGAGCAGTGGAAAGGCGTCAACGCTAAGGGAAAGCCGATGATTGGGCGTAATACGGAGTTAGAGAAGTTGTCTGCATACTTGCTGAAGGACTACATGGGGCGAATTGCCGATAAAAACCCGGATGAATATCCTGTGCTTAGTGACCGTCAGATGCAAAGCCGCGCAGAGAGAGAAATCCCGTTCGACTTTACAATACTGGCGGGCATAATCGAAGCAAAGGACGGCCTGAACCGTTAAGCTCAAGCCGCCTCCAGTCTTACAGGTTGATATTCAGGTAAACATCGTCCAGTTCTTCTTGCGTAATGCCGATGTAAGCGAGGGTGATGGATGGTGCAGAGTGGTTCAAGAGCTTCTGAATGCGTGTAATGTCTACACCGGACTGATACGCGTGGTAGCCGAAGGTTTTACGTAACGTATGCGTACCGATTTCTTCTGTAATTCCTACGTTGCGTGCCGCCTCGTTGATGATTCTCCAGGCATGTTGCCGTGTAATCGATGTACCGCCCTTGCGGCTGTTGAACAAGGCTTCATTCAGCGAAAACTTCTGACGTTCTTTCAGAAACTCGCTAATGGCCTTCTTCGCATTGTCTCCGAGTGGGAAATCCTTCGCTTTACCTGTCTTCTTCTCACGTAGCGTAATACGGTCTTTGATTTTCCCCGCTTCGTCCACGACATCGGACAAATGCAGTGCTAACAAATCGCTGATACGCAGTCCACTGTTGATGCCGAGAACGAACAAACAGTAATCACGTAAGCTACCCGCCTTCAGGATCTTCTTCATGCTTTCAATCTTCTTTTTGTCCCTAATCGGTTGTACTGTTTGCATCTTTCATCCGCTCCGTTCCAATGTTACTTAACTTGTATTTAGAATACGATATGTAACATTCGATGTCAACCGAGTTTTAGGCTAGTTTTGAAAATAGCCCAAAAGTGTTGATAGGACGCGGAATTTCGGCTTTTCGCCAATGTGACAGAATCTAGTTGTGTAACATTCGGGAGGATGATTTTTCGATGGATGTCCATAAGCAAATTCAGCAACATGCAAAACGGAACTGCTGCAACTTCCACCATGAGGATAGATGCTATATCGAACCAGGCGGAAATACAACATGCGTGTTCTTCAGGCCAAATGGCGAGAAAGCGTTATGTCCTTGGTTCGAAGAGGCGGTATTGCCAATGGATGCAGATTTGGAACGGACGTATTGGGCACGGCGTAATGCCGTTGATTCAGACAGCCCCAACAGCGGCACCTGTGTAAAGTGCAACAAGCCAATAACCAAGAACAGCAACCGACAGCAGTATTGCGAGTCATGCAGTGCTATTGCAAAACGGGAATCCACCAAACTGAGCGCACGTAAGAGGCGCAGTTCGACAGACGCAACTGCATGAACGATGTAGGAAATTAGACGCCAAAACACCGTTTCTGTGGTGCTGTAAGCCCGTGTAATGAGGGTTTCCGCAACCTCAATATCCGGTCAGGTATCGTAAGTCATCCCTTGGATTGTTAGCAGTTAGAAACGCGTATAGGAGGCTTATATGAAGAACGATTTTGAACCACTGGATGACGGTTCAATCCTTGTATATCTCCAACAGCGGGACGGTGAGCAGTTCACCACCATCATTGATTGTGGTTCGTTAGTCAAACTGCAAGGCATTAACCGCCGTTGGTACGCTGCCAAGATGCACAGCGGTATTCAAGTTGTGGCACGAAGCGACAGCCCAAACGGTCGGCTGATGTATCTGTCCCGCGTCCTGGCAGAAACGCCGGACGAATTGTATTGCGAACACATCAACGGTGATACAACAGACAACCGTTTGTGTAACTTGCGGAATGTCACAGTGTCAGAACGGATGCAGAATCGTGGATTACTACGAAGCAACAGGACCGGTATTCGCGGTGTCTCATTAAACAACAAAGGTAAGTATGTTGCTCAGGCACAGCTGAACAGGCAGAAGTATTACTTAGGTTTGTTTGAAGAACTAGAGCAAGCTGCGGCTGTGGTTACTGCTTGGCGTCGGCGGAATATGACTCACTCAGAAGTGGACAAGGTGCAATAACTAGCTAGGCATACCCCCCTAGTCGGTAATCTTTCGTGGCCGCGCTGAGCCATACGGCAGGCGTTCTACGCACGTTTGAATCGAAATCAAAAGGTCAACTAAGGAGCGATTGGATGACAGTAGAAGCGGTAATTACGTCCGAACTGAAAAAACGACAAATCAAGCCGGTAGCGGTGCAAGTTGTCACTATCAAAGATCCAACGTGGAATCGTCGGAACGGAAACCGCAAACTTTACCTTACTGAGTTTCGGACGGGAAAGGGTGAGACGGCCTATCTTAGCGTACTTGCACACCAAGAACCGTCACCTATTGAATGCGTCCTTTTTGCACTCGAACAGGACAACCATTTCAACCTAGATGGACTAAAAACGTTGTTTAAAACACGTCTTCGATACGTTGTAAAAGCAGTTAAGGCGTCGCAGTCAGAAGCAGAACCGATAAGGGAAGATAAACCGCCATTTGAAATGGAGAGATCAGCGTGAACTTTTCAGAGGAACGCAAGCAGGAATTAAGACGTCTTTCACGTCCTGTACTGTCAGACGAGGAAATGTGGAAGTTGGAGGTTTACTTTCTCGGTGTACGAAATCCCAAGCGGTCAATGTCGATGGCGGCACATATGGGATTGATGCACCTGTTGGAAAAGGTTCAGCGGTACTACGAAAAGCAAGTGGAGGCTGAGAGGGAGGCCACCCCCTCTGGACAAAAGCCAAATCTGATTTTACAAAACCCGCTCGAAAATTTTTTGCAGTAGTCGGAAAGGTCGTCTGTGTTCGGTCGTTACCAACAGGGTAACGGCTTTTTGTTTGCAGATAAAGGGGTGAGAATTCGTTGGCAACCAGTAGTGAATCGAAACTACAACTTATTATCACTGGTGATAACCAGTCAGCAACAGAAGCAATAGACGGTGTAGCCAAGGGCATTTCTGATCTGTCTGAGACAGTATCCTCACTGATGTCCAGACTTGCAGAAGCGGCTACATCGTTGGGGGACTTCGGGCGCAGTATCGCGGAGATGGGCGATTCAATAGCAGGCGCATCAGGACGTTTGTCTACGTTGGGTAGTGACGCCAGCAAACAGGCGCAAATGGTCGCAGAAAGTGCAAACGAAATGACCAAGAGTTTCAGCGATGTTGGAAAGGTTGCGAGTGATGCTGCGGATACTGCCGTAAAGAGTTTTGACACGCTCAATACAGCCGTTCGCCAGACGGCAACTACAACATCAGAAGCTACACGGGCTATTGAGAGTGAAGCAGGGGCATTACGTACACAGTCGGAAGCATTGGATACGGCTGCTAAAGCGGCGAGTACCTATCATCAGGATCAGATGCTTGGATTGATTGGTATTCAGATGTTGGGTGCAAGCATGACAGAGGTAGGCGTGAAGGGTGCAGAACTATTCGCGGGTGCTATCAAGTCTGCGATGGACTTCCAGGCTATGATGTCCCGCGTTGGTGCAGCATTGAAGACTACCGGAGGGGATACCGCCCAAAACATTAAGAACCTGTCTAACCTCGCCATGCAGTTGGATCAAACGTCGCTATTCAGCATGAACGACATATCTGATATGATGCAAGCCCTCGCGAAGCAAGGACTGTCGTATCAGCAGATATACGGTGGGGCTGCAAAGGCTACGATTACGCTTGCACAAGCTACGGACACTTCACTAACTGACACCGGTACAGTAATTACGGACGTTATCCATGAATTTAACCTCAATGGCTCACAGATGACTCCCGTCATTAACGCTATATCCGGTGCCCTCCATCAAGCCAACATCTCAATGTCTGATTTCTACAACAGCATGAAATATGTTGGTCCTTTGGCAAGCCAGTTAGGCTTGA
Above is a genomic segment from Alicyclobacillus cycloheptanicus containing:
- a CDS encoding site-specific integrase, which translates into the protein MQTVQPIRDKKKIESMKKILKAGSLRDYCLFVLGINSGLRISDLLALHLSDVVDEAGKIKDRITLREKKTGKAKDFPLGDNAKKAISEFLKERQKFSLNEALFNSRKGGTSITRQHAWRIINEAARNVGITEEIGTHTLRKTFGYHAYQSGVDITRIQKLLNHSAPSITLAYIGITQEELDDVYLNINL
- a CDS encoding helix-turn-helix transcriptional regulator encodes the protein MGLATKIVETESITELKRRRNVETWEQSIQRLYLEGDDDKLLKAVLSYVKYRAKEYGKKYARFGVTRQDFESEFLMLAYTISQKPYNGYPYLMTLRIAIKRRALSLVERQKPKKTYVGEDKSKEVTVEAFGPDKFETIATAAGYVTEFESDTIVDIWVDEFMEKGGLTEKEQRLLRATYNDPGMTTEELMDILQVRDPKTVRRYRKSLQEKYESYSREP